A genomic window from Megalobrama amblycephala isolate DHTTF-2021 linkage group LG2, ASM1881202v1, whole genome shotgun sequence includes:
- the f9b gene encoding coagulation factor IXb gives MAKIYPIIWICTLLFETWLTSEASVFLPRELAGSLLKRQKRFNTGMFEEMKADNLERECIEERCDLEEAREVFEDQEKTMKFWITYMDGDQCQSSPCQNGGRCEDGMNTYTCWCPSRFSGKNCELEMAKQCHVNNGGCMHFCTVDKIYGAVCDCAEGYRLALDDRTCEPTGQYPCGRLGKSIAETLKSRSLISAENENQNHSVNHVNTTEHNAIESSPTDFPEVNSTSTLQPTLDNSSSPLFATLPTIIGNRIVGGNEATPGEIPWQVVFMEKVNKIVFCGGSLLSEEWVITAAHCVEGKEGSFFIRVGEHDISKKEGKESDHIIAEWHIHPHYNSQQSLYNHDIALLKLKEPVKFSDYALPICLGSKDFTENLLKNSQNSLVSGWGRLRYGGIESKTLQKVELPYVDRTDCKSSSTDTISRFMFCAGYSTVRKDSCQGDSGGPHATRYHDTWFLTGIVSWGEECAKEGKYGIYTRISKYMNWISNITGIRTGQMSNNGRKSLN, from the exons ATGGCGAAGATTTATCCCATTATTTGGATATGCACTTTACTGTTTGAAACCTGGctaacatctgaag CTTCAGTGTTTCTGCCGAGGGAGCTGGCGGGGtctcttctgaagagacaaaaACGCTTTAACACAGGTATGTTTGAGGAGATGAAGGCAGATAACTTGGAAAGGGAATGTATCGAAGAGCGCTGCGATCTAGAGGAGGCCAGAGAGGTCTTTGAAGACCAAGAGAAAACC ATGAAATTCTGGATCACTTATATGG ATGGTGACCAGTGTCAGTCGTCTCCCTGTCAGAATGGTGGGAGATGTGAGGATGGAATGAATACATACACCTGCTGGTGTCCATCCCGCTTTAGTGGGAAGAACTGTGAGTTAG AGATGGCAAAACAGTGTCATGTAAATAATGGAGGCTGCATGCACTTCTGCACTGTGGATAAAATTTATGGAGCAGTGTGTGACTGTGCCGAGGGTTACAGATTGGCTCTGGATGACAGGACATGTGAACCTACAG GGCAATACCCATGTGGACGTCTTGGAAAGAGTATTGCTGAAACTCTTAAGTCAAGGTCCCTTATCAGTGCTGAGAATGAAAATCAAAATCACTCTGTCAATCACGTCAATACAACAGAGCACAATGCGATAGAGTCCAGTCCTACAGATTTCCCTGAAGTGAACAGCACTAGCACACTTCAGCCTACACTGGACAACAGCTCCTCCCCACTCTTTGCCACTCTACCAACTATCATTGGCAATCGCATTGTAGGAGGCAATGAGGCAACACCAGGGGAGATTCCCTGGCAG GTAGTTTTTATGGAAAAGGTGAATAAGATTGTGTTTTGTGGAGGCTCTCTTCTCAGTGAAGAATGGGTCATTACAGCTGCCCACTGTGTTGAAGGAAAAGAGGGATCTTTCTTCATCAGAGTGG GTGAACATGATATCTCAAAGAAGGAGGGAAAAGAGAGTGACCACATCATAGCGGAGTGGCATATCCATCCACATTACAACTCTCAACAGAGTCTTTACAATCATGACATCGCCCTGTTGAAGCTCAAGGAACCCGTCAAATTCTCAGACTACGCCCTGCCTATCTGCCTGGGCTCTAAAGACTTCACAGAGAACCTGCTCAAGAACTCGCAAAACTCCCTGGTGAGTGGCTGGGGAAGGCTACGGTATGGGGGCATCGAATCCAAAACACTTCAGAAAGTAGAGCTCCCCTACGTGGACCGGACAGATTGCAAAAGCAGCAGCACCGACACCATCTCTCGCTTCATGTTCTGTGCCGGTTACAGTACGGTACGCAAGGATTCCTGTCAGGGGGACAGCGGAGGACCCCATGCCACCCGCTATCATGACACATGGTTCCTCACGGGCATCGTCAGCTGGGGTGAAGAGTGCGCCAAAGAGGGAAAGTATGGCATCTACACCCGCATCTCAAAATATATGAACTGGATAAGTAACATTACTGGGATCAGAACGGGACAAATGTCCAATAATGGTCGAAAGAGTTTGAATTAG